The Prevotella melaninogenica nucleotide sequence AGCTTCGTTCTACAAAGGAAATGATTTGCATGTCCTACTTAGTAGCCTTGAACAGAAAGGATATTTGAAGTATGAGTTTCCAAAGAAAAAAGTTTGGGTAACAGATGAAAACGGCAATAAAGCCAGTTACAGGGAATACGACACAACAAAGCCACAAGGTTATAATATCGTTTCAGGGAAACTAAGTTTTGAAGTAAACAAAGTTCTTTCGCCCAATGAGGTTGCTCCAACTTTGGTTGCTATGGATATGCAGAAACTCTATGTCCCTGACACAGGAGGAATAAGACGGCTTACTATTCGGGAGGGGTTAAGGCTCTTCGGCTATCCTGAGGATTACAAGCTTGATTTGCCAGAGAAAGAAGCTTTCGACCTGTTGGGTAACACCGTGGTTGTACCTGTCATCAAGGCAGTTGCAGCAAGACTATTAGATGCAATTTAAAATATCAGATATATGGAAAAACTTACACCAGAAGAAGTCTATAATAGACTATTAGATGATTACGACATTAAAAGCCTTGATGGAAAAATCCAGTTCTTTCTTGGCGATGTAGATATTATCGTAAAACAGAAAGATGTTGTGGGAAATATTGTTCAAGAGTGGCTGGAGGGCTGGTTTAAAAAACGTGAAATAGCCTACCTGCCAAGTGATAATCCACAACTTCCCCCCGACTTCTACCTCGACCCTGACGACAAGAAACACTCTCTTTTAGAGGTCAAGGCATTCAATAGAGATGCTTCGCCTGCTTTTGATCTCGCCGACTTTACGGGTTATGCTAAAGCTATATTGAAAGAACCATGGGAACTGGATACAAAGTATTTGATATTCGGTTATAACATGTCGGACGAGGGTATTGTTACTATCAAAGACTTGTGGATAAAGAACGTTTGGGAAATAAGTCGTTCGTCGGACAAATGGGCACTCAATGTGCAGTACAAGAATGAGCAGATAAACAAGATACGTCCTGCAACATGGTATGCTAATAAGGCAAAATTCCCGTTGTTCCAAAGCCTGGAACATTATCTTTCAGCCTTAGAACAGACACTGGTTGATTACCCAGATACAAGAGCTTTGTCCATCGGCTGGCGAAAGAAAATGCAGGATAGCTATAATGCTTTTTCTGGACGAAAGATAACCATTCCACGTTGGGAGGACATTGAGGAGATTTATCAAGGAAAGAAATAATCGTTTTTCTTGGGAAATTCTTACCTTTCTTTCAGAAAGCTATTAAGTAATATTCAAAAGTTCCTAAGCTTTCGGCAAAAAGCTCTTAAGCTTTCTTCAAAAAGCTCCTAACCTTTTTCTAAAAAGCTTAGGAGCTTTTTCTTGTTAGTTCTTGGTTTGATAAAATTTTATTACTATCTTTGCTGTTGGTTGCCCATGACAGCCACCTTTGTGGGTCTTATGGTCTCGACTCACGCAAGGCTAACAATGCAGACCAACTTTGTGTATACTATGGCAAACAAGCCTTTACAATTTATTCTGACTGAGCGCAAGCTCAATGTGGGCAAGGCGGGTGAGAAAACCGTACAGATTGCCCAACCTACGGGACGACACCGTGTGGATTTCCGCAACTTCTGCGAACGTGTGTCTAAGTCTACTACTTTCAATCCACAGGAAGTGGCGGCAGTTCTTAATCTTGCTACTGAAACGGCTCGCGACATTGTGGCTAATGGCGACATCGTGGACTTTGGCGATCTCGGTACGCTGAAGCCATCGTTCAAGAGTAAAGCCGTTGAAGTGGGTACGCCTTTCCGTGCGCAGGTGCATATCGAAAAGCCTGTGGTGCGTCTGGTGGCATCAACCAAGTACTTTACGCTGACCGATGTTGCCTATGAGCAGGTGACGAAAAAGGAGACTAAGAAGAAAGAAGAGGGCGGTATCGGGAAAAAGAAACCGGGACCAGAGCCTGAACCTGTCCCAGAACCGTAAAGTGCGCCTAACGGTTGTTGTGAAAGAATCACAAACCTTGTGAGTAAAAGAATTGGCTGCTCGGGCAAAGTTGATTGCTGGAGCAGCCTTTTTCTTTTTAACTTCAAATGTGTGCATCCATGCCTATAGATGGGACTAAACATCGTCTTTCTGCAGATTTATGGAGGCAAGTGCGTCTGAGATGGCAGAAACGACACGGGTATCGGTATAGAAGGAGGTCGGCTATTTCCGTTTCTTGTTTTGTTCAAACTCAAAGGTGGTGGTATAATCATCCTTCAAAACAAGTCGGACATTGAATTTCTTGCCTGCCTTGCTGGTCAGCCCTTTAAGGATAGGCGTACAACCAGAGCTTATCAAGTCACGGATGCTATCTTCAGAGAGAAGTATGCCGCAGACTTCACCTTCAGTCAAGTTCGACAATGAAGGTAAAATCTGTTCATCACCATCTTCTTTCTTTTCAGCTTCTACTTCTTTACCTTTCTGTACAGCTTTCCAAACCAAAGAGATTTGTCGGTATGCCTTCCAAGTAAAGGTATTGGTGCCGTCAGTGAATCGCACCAGCATACGCTCTTCTTCTGAATTGGGTGAAAAGGCTTCGACAAAACGTGTAACAACCATTTGATAGACAGTTGCTTCGTCTGCTGACAACCTCGAAGGCGATTCTCCCGTAGGAATAATGGCATGGTGATCGGTTACTTTTGTATTGTCCACCGAATGGTGATTAAGTAGACCTCTCCGTGTGGAAGTCCGACGGAAGCATCCTCGAACTTCACAACGTCATCTCGCTACGCTACGATTTCTACGGAGGTTGGCGCAACGTAAAACTGCTCAAATCTGGCGAAATGCGCTGCATACGCGACGTTTGCATCTTCAAAGTGAACGATTTAGAGGTATTTTTGTAATCAGATTGCCTTTAATATACCACTTTTGAGGTGGTATGTTGAATGTGTGGTGGTATTTTTCAAGGTCATTTCAGCAAATATACCACTTTTTAGGTGGTATATTTGCTTGGTGGTGGTATATTTTATACCTTTGCAAAACGAAATTTTCAAATAGTTCTGAAAAATGGAATATAAAATAACGTGCCCATTTTGCGGTGCTAATATCACCGGGAAATTATCATACGATAGAGCAATTAACCAAGAAGAAACTGTAAAGAGAGAATTCACACCTGGATATAATTGGGGTGGTAATTATCTTAAGGAAACCAAATATGTACGTCATTTTAAGGCATTTTGCTGTAAAAAATGCTATGAAGAATATCTAAAATATGAAAGAATCACAAATAAAATGGCTTCGATAGCAATTCCCATAGGTATTATTGTCGGAATTGCATTTACTGCATATATGCGGAATATTAAAAATAGTATTGAGTTTGGTATAGATTCAATCTTTGCTTATATCGTGGGGATACTTATTGGTATTTTCGTATGCTCTATACCTACCATGATTGTCAATTTAGCTCATCGTAAAAAAGTATCTTATAAAAAAGCATGTGAATGTAACGCTGCTGGATAGATGTTCATCAGATAATAACTACGTCTTTTCTAACCTCATACAGAGTCCATAACTTCGCTGAAAACAACAGCAAGTTATGGACTCTCTTAATTTCAACTCAGTAGAAAGCATCCCCGGCATTGAAGCCCGCACCGCTTTCACCGTCAACTCGTCAGCCGTATTCAAGGAGGACGTTGACATCATACCGACCATGCTCAGTGACAAGTTGAGCTATATTCCGTGGGGAGGCAACAACCAAATGCCCTACAATATGATTAAGTGGATTTGATAGTGGCATGCCTGTCTTACGCAGCAGGGTGGGTATTTCCTCGAAGACATCTTCACTGATGTAACGGCTGCCTGTGCGGGGATAGGTCGTGATCTTCTTCTCATAGAGGCTCTGGGCAATCGAGAGGGTTTTGTCTGCAGAAAAGCCTTGGCGTCTGTTGGCTTCCTTCTGCAAGGCAGTGAGGTCGTACAAGAGTGGTGGCGATGTATGCGTTACCTTTCTTGCGACCGATTCCACTGTAAGCTGGCTCTGACTGCGGAGTGTAGTGAGAGCAGTCTGTGCCGTGGCTTCACTCTCATAGTCTGCACTGCCAATGGCTTTCAGCGACACGCCCTCTTTCTCCATGAGAGCGGAGAGTTTCCAATAAGGCACGGAAGAAAAATCACGGTTCTCTATGTACCGACGGCAGACCATAGCAAGTGTCGGGGTCTGTACCCGCCCCAAAGAATAGCCTCCCTTGCGTGCAATGGACAGCGCACGACTTGCATTAATACCCACGAGCCAGTCGGCTTCGCTTCTTGCCTTGGCAGAATGATAGAGATTGTCGTAACAGTTTCCAGGTTTGAGATTGGAAAGTCCCTCACGAATAGCCTTATCGGTAAGAGAACTTATCCAAAGGCGGTCAAAAGGTTTTTTACAATTAAGATGTTGGTAGATATAGCGGAAGATGAGCTCACCTTCACGCCCTGCATCGGTGGCGACAATGATACGATCTGCCTTGTCAAAGCAGGAGCGTATCACTTTGAGTTGCTTCAAAGCTGCAGGGTCTGATACATACTCCTTGTCCTTACGTACTTGTCGTACCACTAACAGAAATGGATTGGGACGGATGGGCAGGTCTTCAGCTTTATAGGCAGAAAAACCGTAGGCTTCGGGCATGGCAAGGGCTATGAGATGTCCCATTGCCCAAGTGACGAGGTAGCCGCTGCCTTCCATATATCCGTCTTGCTTGCTCGTTGCTCCTACAATGTGGGCAATATCTCTGGCTACCGAGGGCTTCTCGGCAATAATACAAGTTGTCATAGTGCTGAATGGTTTTAAGGTTACATTCTACGTCCACGGGACTTTTTCTGCTTGTTCTCGTCCTGCTTTTGCTTCTGCTCAGCAGTAGGCTGTGTCTGTCCCGTTTTCAGCGGTTCTTTCACGTCTTTGGTGGCTTCATTCGTCTTGCCATGGTTGTTTACGGCTACCTGTGTTTTGTGTTCTTCGGCTACGGCAACCACCTTTTCCTTGCCGGTTTCCTGCTTCTTGTCGGGATTCCATTTATAAAAGCGTGGTCTATTCTGTTCCTTGTCCATGCGAACATATGCGTTGAAAGGTTGTCCCTGCTTGTCCACCATATTCTTTAGATATAGTGTGCGACCGCTATCCAAAGCTTCACGCTGTTTTTCTGATAACTCTAAGCCGCAAAGCTTATGTGGAACACCTTGCTGCTGAGCCTGTTTGTGTTCCTGTCGTTCTCTTAAACTCTTGTTGTTGTCAAAGATGAACTCAATGCCCTTTCGCTCGGCATTGACTTGCAAAGTTGCATCAAAGGTCTTACCACTCTTGGCAGTCATACCTTCCACCTTCACGGCTTTGCCTTCCACAAGTTCTTTGTACTGGGCATCAGAGAGCGTTACGCCCTTGATCTCCTTAGGGATGTTCACACGGTCGGCACGCAGGGCTATGATTTCATTCGTCTGCGGGTCAATAGAAACGTATGCAGAGAAAGGCTCTCCGTTCTTGGGTGTTACCTCGATGGTTTTACCGAGATTGCCCGTAGTGAGAAGTGCCTCCTTTTCTTCGGGAGAGAACTTGTAGCCCATATAGGGAAAGTCAAGCTGTGGTTCTTTTTTCAAAGGATGAATTGCCAAACCGATATTGCCGTTATCGTCCGTGCGAAAAGCAAGGCGAGCTTCGGTGTAGATAGTAGTGTCTCCAATAGGTACGGCAATCGTTAAGAGATTACTCTTCTGCCAGTTGAGCATTTTTGCCAACTCTCCACTCTGCTCCAATCGCTCACGGGTAAGTCCGAGATTGTCGAGTATCTTCCAATCCACCTTTTCGGGGTCGATAGCGGTGGCATTCTTCTGCTGGGGCAGATAGTCCTCAAAGGGAACGCCCATCTCTGCCAGTTGCTGTTTGTTTTCGGGCTTCTCACGGCTTTGTAACATAGTACGCAGGTTGTCCACGCCCTGCTCCACATTGTCAGCCAATACCTTGTACAGCCCAAAATGAGTCGGGTTATTGAACTGTTTGAGGAAGTTAGTCATGAAGTTTTTGAGGAGTCCGTCCTTGTTGTTGAACTTCAAGAACGCTGCCTGATTGGCAGCGATTGCCTCGGTGCTTTTAAGGTTTCCCTTGTCGTCAATACCAGAAATTACGGAGAGTTTTCCTGCTTCCTTTTCATTCTTCACTTCCGTGCGGTCTTCCAAGACCAGCACGTAATTGTCATTGCTGTTTGATTCCATTGCTTGATAATTTTAATGATGAATACTGTTATCAAGCTGCTAAATTATAGGTATATGAAGAGATGAAAAAGTTTTCGGGTAAAGTAGGAAATAAAAGGAATTTATGGGAAACAATCTATTATGTTTAGTTTATGGTAAAGCCTAAAATATCACTTTATTAGAATATAGTTTCTATAATAAGAAAATTCCCCAATTATCACGCTGGATAAGTGGGGAATCTCTTTGAACTGTATGGTTTAATCCAAACACTTTTTTATGATTTCATCGCTGATACCGTTTTCTTTCATTCTTTCAGCAACTACTTTTTTATAATTATTTACTTCATGGTTGTGGAATATCATGTGTCCAAGTTCCTCTAAGGCATTTTCTATACGTTTTCTGCCTTGCTCCGTATTCAAGTCAATATCGGCAAACTTTGAACGGTCGCGATGGAGATTGAGATAATATATGCCACCTATAATCAATGCCGATATGGCTGATATGTCAATATCTTTAAATTTCTCTTCATAGGAATTGGCAAGAGGTAATGTGTGCATTTCCCTGAGCATAGCTGTACGAACCGTGGTCTGATTTCCTTCTGCTATTTCCCAACGCAGTAATTCCAACATTACGGATTTGTCCTGAAGTGCCTTATGTACATCCTTGAAAATACTGATATAGCCCAATTCTGAATCAGTAGGAAATGGAATATCAGTCAGGACATCCTTAAACCAATAGTCGTATCTCTTAACGAATTCATCATAAAACTCACTAAGATTATCATATCTGTTATAAAAGACAAGCGGTTCGATTCTGGCTTTCTTGATAAGTTCTGTTACCAACATTGATGCAAAGCCTTTTTTCTTGATCAGACTTTCTGCTGCCTTGATAATGTCAGCCTGTATATCGACATTTGTCCTTCTGTATCTTTTGGGTTTATTTTCTTCTTCTGCCATCTAAAAAGGTGTTGATTTTCTAATTTCCACAAGGGCGGTCACCAATTGCTCCAACTGTACTATTTCGTGTGAAGCCAACACACTGACTCTAAGCCGTGCTTCCTTGGTTCTTACCGCAGGATATGTGATACCGCTTACAAAGATACATCTTTTTTGTAATTCACGTGCTATTTCATATACTTTTCTATTGTCCCTGACCATAATAGGGAATATTGCTGATACCGAACAGCCTATATCAAAGCCTTCCTCTGTCAGTCGTTTGCGCAGATAATTGACATTGGTCCACAATTTCTTGCGAATTTCAGGACGTGTCTGTATAAGTTCCAGTGCCTTCAGTGTAGATGCTGCAACCTGTGGAGTCATTGCTGCGGAAAAGACATTACTGTCAGCATAATATCTCAGATACTGAATCAGTTTTTCTGACGCGGCAACAAAACCACCGACACATCCGAAGGATTTACTGAAAGTTCCTGTAATAATATCTACTTGTCCCAAGCAATTATAATATTCGGCTGTTCCTCTGCCATTTTCTCCCATAACTCCAATACCATGGGCATCATCCATCATAAGAAGACAATCGTGTTTCTTGCAGACTGTGATATATTCTGGGAGTTTTGACAAATCTCCATTTTGGGAATAGACCCCATCAATGATGACCAATCGAGTCTGATATTTTCCTGTTTCCCGTTCAAGAATCATGTCAAGATAGTCAATGTCATTGTGTCCTATATGTTTTACATTGGTTCCAATTAAACCACTCGTGGCACTGGTATGGATATACGAATCAATGTAGGCTATGTCATTTTTTCCCAATATGGCACGAAGTAAACCTGCATTAGCGCCAAAGCCAGATGAAAAAAGGATGGCATCTTCTTGTCCTACAAACTTCGCTATGTCTTCCTCCAATTGTTTATGAATATCTAGATAGCCTCCTATGGCTTGTGCGGCACTTGCCCCTGTGCCATATTTCAGGACGGCATTTATGCCAGCTTCTTTAGTTTCTGATCTTTGCGACATACCAAGGTAATCATTGGAAATGTATGCGGAAACTTCACCATCATAGCCCTCTATCTGCATCTTGGCTCCTACTCCCGTTCTTGCCATGACCCAATAACTCTTGCAGCCGAACTGCTCCATTTGGTCTATGTAGCTTTGGAAATTTTGGCTCCGTTCGATTACATTCTCATTTGGAGTAATCTCGAAATCTTTTAATGAAATAATTTTTTTATTCATATAAACAATGTGTAGATAGTAAATATAGCTACAAATGTAGCGAAAATATTGAGAAGTTGAAAATTTTTTGAAAAAAACCTTGTTTTTCTTGTTATAAACAATATAGATTTGTATATTTGCATCGTTAAGATTATAATTAGTATAATTATAGAACAGACCTTACTGTACAAAGGGAAGCAATGCCAGAAGCTATAAGAAGGCTAATCTAAACCGAACTGAAATAATTAAAGAAGCGGTAACTGAAAAGCTACACGAGTAGGTGAAAATAAAATAACAAAAGATGAATAAAGAAATTATAGAAAATTTGCGACTTTCAGAGTTGGAAGAAGTAAAGGGAGGTCAAGCATATAGAGATTATCATTGCAGCAGTGGTGCAGAAAAAGTCGTAATAATTGAGGTTCCTACTGAAGATGGTTCAGAAGATTCTGATGGTGCCATTTACAGCTAAACAATGAGCGAAGGGAGAATTAATGCTTTATTAAAAATCTACTTTAGACTTGATGCTCCAATAACAAAGAACAAAGTCATGCCATTACTTGAAATGCAGTTTTGGCATGAGTTTTAACCCCAACCATCATAAAGTGCAATTTCTGATAGTGCTCATTTCAATTTTGGCATAGATTATTAATTACCTAATTTTATACGAAATGCAATATGTTATTTTAAATAGAGCGTACTCGGTGAGAAATGAGGCAACCTGCTCATACATCGTAAGAAAGAATATGTTTGTTAATTCTGAGTAATTATCAGACAATATATACAATTCCTCCATTTCTTGGATATATCATAACCAATATTGGGAAAAGAGTTATGAACAATCTATTGTTGAAATAGGAAAAGACCTCAACATTAATGTCGCAACATTAAAAAGTTTCATGTCTCAAATTGTAGAGCAATCGAGTAAATCTATAACTTTTATGGGGGGAATATTAGTTTTCCCTGAACAGTTATTAATATTTTCAAATCAAAAAGATGATACTCTATATTTTATGTAACAGACTTCTCTCCGAAGAATCCTTATGTGTAATGTTGGCTACAAACACCATTGGAAATAAATTTTATGGTAACAGAGAAAAGCAACACAAATCGCATCTACATCCGCAGCAAGTTCAAGGGAACAGGTGCTGGTAATGAGGAGAAAATACGATTACAATGAGGCGATTACCTTTTTTAGACAATCAGATTCTATGATGTGTGGTACCACTTGCTTACAGATGATATGTAAATATTACGGTAAGAACTTTAGCCAAGCTTTCTTGTCTAGCATATGTTATGCAACTACAGAAGGTATTTCTATGTTGGGAATAAAAGAAGCTGCTGAGAAATTTGGCATTAAAACTATAGGACTTTAATGGAAACATAAGAATACTTCTTTCGCCTATAGGTAATAAGAATATAACGTAAAGTGTGATGTTTGATAGCGATGGAGCAAGTAGTAAGGAAATAAAAGAGGGTGTTTCAAAATAGACTAAAGATATAAATGTAAAATTATAAGGAAATTATCAAAATGGTACAAAAAATGAGGCATATTTTTATGATGATCCTGTTTCTGATGTTTTCCAAAGGAGTATACTCTCAAGTGAGTGTAAGAGGAAACATTATTGATGAAAACGACAAGGAAGTAATTGGATGTTCAGTCAGAATTCTGTCGACAGATTCGACATTCTTGTCTGGCGGCGTAACCAATGATGTGGGTGAATTTCATATTAAAAATATTCAATCGAATAACTTTATCGTTCATCTGTCATATATAGGCTATGAAGACCAATATATTACCTGTAATAATGCATCGGATGATGTTGATATGGGAAAGATTAAACTGATGGTATTGCCAAAGACTTTAGGAGAGGTAAAAGTTGTTGGTAGTAATAAAATTCAGAAAATTGACAGACAGATACTTATTCCTAGTAGTCTGCAACGGAAGGCATCCAGTAATGGACTTTTGTTACTGCAGAATTTAAGTCTTCCACGCATTGAGATTAATTCTATTAACAATAGTATAGAGATGACTACAGGAGGGACAGTTGAATTACAAATTAATGGAGTAAAGGCAAAGCTTCCTGAGGTGAAATCTCTAAGACCAGACGATATAGCAAAGGTGGAATACCATGATAATCCGGGATTGCGTTATGGAAATGTGGGAGCTGTCATTAATATTATTCTGAAACGGAGGAACTCAGGTGGAAATTTCTCAGTCGATTTAACCAATGGCATAAATAAAGTTGGAACAGGAGATTATAATGTTTCCGCTAATTATCATTTTGGAAGTTCGTCTTTCAAGTTTATATCTAATTGGGAACGCAGAGATTTGAAATGGATACGTGAAAATGTTGAAACCTTTAATGGAACTGCAACTCCACTATACAATGTGGAAACAGGCTTGCCTACAAAGGTAAAGTATGACAGGATGAATTTCCTATTAGGTTATGACTATAATAAAAATAACCATCTACTCAGTATTAACTATAGACAGTCATATATGGATATGCCTTATTCCATATCAGACAGAGAATCCGAACTTACAAGTGCTGGACAGGAATATAAAATATCCGATCATGAAAAGTCGAGGGAAAATATACCTTCATTAGATATTTATTACCAGACAGAATTGGCTAAAGGAAAGAATCTGTTTATTGACGTGGTAGGAACCTATATAAAAACTAAGAATAATAGGCATTTTGTTCAGAGAGGAGTAAATTCTGTTGAGGAATATGCATCACAGACAAAAGGTGATAAATATTCGCTCATCGCTGAGGCTATTTATGAGCAAAAGATTAAAAATTCCATGTTATCACTTGGCATAAAACATAATCAGGCCTTCGTTTCCAATAATTATGGTGGAACCATCAATGCGAATATAAGCATGCGAACAGCTGAGACCTATGGGTATGTGGAATTTATGTCTAAGGTAGGGAAATTGGTATACACCATGGGTAGTGGTGTAATGAGAACATATAACAGTCAGGGAGATGTAAGCCAGAGTAAAATTATTTTTCGGCCAACACTTAAATTATCATACAATCTGACCAAGAATTTACTTGTTAGATACACTGGCTATATTTCAGGTTATTCTCCATCATTATCAGATATGAATGATGTGAGTCAGAATATAGATAATTATCAAGTTAGACGAGGAAATCCTAATCTTAAGACAGTAAAATTCGTTTCTAATGATTTGACTATCAACTGGAAGTACAAATGGTTGGATTTGGATTATCTTATCAGATACAGCTTTGATGATAAGCCATTAATGGAAACGACATTGTTCGAGAATAATAAGTATATACGTACAATGG carries:
- a CDS encoding DUF4099 domain-containing protein codes for the protein MESNSNDNYVLVLEDRTEVKNEKEAGKLSVISGIDDKGNLKSTEAIAANQAAFLKFNNKDGLLKNFMTNFLKQFNNPTHFGLYKVLADNVEQGVDNLRTMLQSREKPENKQQLAEMGVPFEDYLPQQKNATAIDPEKVDWKILDNLGLTRERLEQSGELAKMLNWQKSNLLTIAVPIGDTTIYTEARLAFRTDDNGNIGLAIHPLKKEPQLDFPYMGYKFSPEEKEALLTTGNLGKTIEVTPKNGEPFSAYVSIDPQTNEIIALRADRVNIPKEIKGVTLSDAQYKELVEGKAVKVEGMTAKSGKTFDATLQVNAERKGIEFIFDNNKSLRERQEHKQAQQQGVPHKLCGLELSEKQREALDSGRTLYLKNMVDKQGQPFNAYVRMDKEQNRPRFYKWNPDKKQETGKEKVVAVAEEHKTQVAVNNHGKTNEATKDVKEPLKTGQTQPTAEQKQKQDENKQKKSRGRRM
- a CDS encoding outer membrane beta-barrel protein; amino-acid sequence: MMILFLMFSKGVYSQVSVRGNIIDENDKEVIGCSVRILSTDSTFLSGGVTNDVGEFHIKNIQSNNFIVHLSYIGYEDQYITCNNASDDVDMGKIKLMVLPKTLGEVKVVGSNKIQKIDRQILIPSSLQRKASSNGLLLLQNLSLPRIEINSINNSIEMTTGGTVELQINGVKAKLPEVKSLRPDDIAKVEYHDNPGLRYGNVGAVINIILKRRNSGGNFSVDLTNGINKVGTGDYNVSANYHFGSSSFKFISNWERRDLKWIRENVETFNGTATPLYNVETGLPTKVKYDRMNFLLGYDYNKNNHLLSINYRQSYMDMPYSISDRESELTSAGQEYKISDHEKSRENIPSLDIYYQTELAKGKNLFIDVVGTYIKTKNNRHFVQRGVNSVEEYASQTKGDKYSLIAEAIYEQKIKNSMLSLGIKHNQAFVSNNYGGTINANISMRTAETYGYVEFMSKVGKLVYTMGSGVMRTYNSQGDVSQSKIIFRPTLKLSYNLTKNLLVRYTGYISGYSPSLSDMNDVSQNIDNYQVRRGNPNLKTVKFVSNDLTINWKYKWLDLDYLIRYSFDDKPLMETTLFENNKYIRTMENQRGFHRLQNNLNLKLTPFGENLQVNISTYLNRYISEGNNYTHTYSDFGVNGSVTFLKGNWFLMASASKGHKILWGETLTKEETLHSISIGYNKDNWGIQAQVLNPFSSKYSQYVENWSKLAPYRQDAFSHDLNRIFMLEAYINVDFGKHKNNVNKRINNSDTNSGILSGSK
- a CDS encoding NgoBV family restriction endonuclease, which codes for MEKLTPEEVYNRLLDDYDIKSLDGKIQFFLGDVDIIVKQKDVVGNIVQEWLEGWFKKREIAYLPSDNPQLPPDFYLDPDDKKHSLLEVKAFNRDASPAFDLADFTGYAKAILKEPWELDTKYLIFGYNMSDEGIVTIKDLWIKNVWEISRSSDKWALNVQYKNEQINKIRPATWYANKAKFPLFQSLEHYLSALEQTLVDYPDTRALSIGWRKKMQDSYNAFSGRKITIPRWEDIEEIYQGKK
- a CDS encoding histidinol phosphate phosphatase, with protein sequence MANKPLQFILTERKLNVGKAGEKTVQIAQPTGRHRVDFRNFCERVSKSTTFNPQEVAAVLNLATETARDIVANGDIVDFGDLGTLKPSFKSKAVEVGTPFRAQVHIEKPVVRLVASTKYFTLTDVAYEQVTKKETKKKEEGGIGKKKPGPEPEPVPEP
- a CDS encoding aminotransferase class I/II-fold pyridoxal phosphate-dependent enzyme, whose translation is MNKKIISLKDFEITPNENVIERSQNFQSYIDQMEQFGCKSYWVMARTGVGAKMQIEGYDGEVSAYISNDYLGMSQRSETKEAGINAVLKYGTGASAAQAIGGYLDIHKQLEEDIAKFVGQEDAILFSSGFGANAGLLRAILGKNDIAYIDSYIHTSATSGLIGTNVKHIGHNDIDYLDMILERETGKYQTRLVIIDGVYSQNGDLSKLPEYITVCKKHDCLLMMDDAHGIGVMGENGRGTAEYYNCLGQVDIITGTFSKSFGCVGGFVAASEKLIQYLRYYADSNVFSAAMTPQVAASTLKALELIQTRPEIRKKLWTNVNYLRKRLTEEGFDIGCSVSAIFPIMVRDNRKVYEIARELQKRCIFVSGITYPAVRTKEARLRVSVLASHEIVQLEQLVTALVEIRKSTPF
- a CDS encoding TetR/AcrR family transcriptional regulator translates to MAEEENKPKRYRRTNVDIQADIIKAAESLIKKKGFASMLVTELIKKARIEPLVFYNRYDNLSEFYDEFVKRYDYWFKDVLTDIPFPTDSELGYISIFKDVHKALQDKSVMLELLRWEIAEGNQTTVRTAMLREMHTLPLANSYEEKFKDIDISAISALIIGGIYYLNLHRDRSKFADIDLNTEQGRKRIENALEELGHMIFHNHEVNNYKKVVAERMKENGISDEIIKKCLD
- a CDS encoding cysteine peptidase family C39 domain-containing protein; amino-acid sequence: MRRKYDYNEAITFFRQSDSMMCGTTCLQMICKYYGKNFSQAFLSSICYATTEGISMLGIKEAAEKFGIKTIGL